The Pseudofrankia sp. DC12 region CGGTGAACGCCCCCGAAGGCCCGGGCCGCGGCGACCGGCACCCGCAGCGCGACGAGAACGCGTAAGCCCTCCGTCACCGTTCCAGGTGTCGCTCAAGATGCGCGGCGAAGGCCGCGAGCTGGCCCGCCCAGGCCTGCTCGGCGGTGTCGATCCAGCGGCGCAGCTCGGTCATCGGCACCGACCGCAGCGTGTAGATCCGGACCCGCGCGTCGAACTCGGGGTGTGTCTCGCTGACCAGGCCACACTGGCGCAGCACCCGTAGATGCTTGCTCATCGTCGACGGCGTGGCGCCGAGGGCCGACGCGAGCTCGCCGGCGCGCCGCGGCCCCGCCGCGAGCAGCTCGACGGCCCGCCGCCGGACCGGGTCGGCCAGCGCGGACAGGGTCTCGTCGAGGCTCGCCTCGGGCGCGGGCTCGCTCACTTCCAGTCGGTGGCCATGATCGGCTGCCCGAGGGCGGCCTCGGCCTCGGCGCGGGAGACGTCGCAGACGTGGGCCGCGAACGACCAGCGGTGCCCCTGGAGATCGACGGCACGGTAGGTGCGGTCGCCATAGAACTGGTCCGTCGGCTCAGCCGCGATCTCCGCGCCGGCCGCGCGGGCCCGCTCGCAGTGCTCGTCGAGCCCGCCCGGCAGCTGCACGTGCACCACCTGGCTGTTCGACCCGCCGTTGCTGGCGGGGCAGCGGATCCAGTCGGCCCACTCGGCGCCAACCATGATCCGTCCAGCGCCGGCGCAGCTCAACTCGTAGTGGCACATCTCGGGCGCTTCGGGCGGCCCGTCGATGGCCATCGTGATCTCGAAACCGAACACGCGCTCCAGCCAGGCGAGGGCCGCCTTCGGGTCCCGGTGGTGCACACTCGACGTGAACACCTGTTCGCCCACGGTGCCAATACTTTCCGATTCTGGAAACCACATCAAGGACCCGCCGGCAACGACGCGCGTCGGGTGGTCCGCCAAGGCGACGCCGCGGACGCCAGCTTGCTGGCACGGTCGAACGCGGCGGTCCTGTCAGCGCCGGTCCTGGCCCGCAGGCCTCACGGGGTGAAGATCTCCTCGATCGAGGTCAGCGCGCCTGACCCGACCTTGATGAAGGCCTTGAGCCGCCCGTCCGGCCCGAGCTGGGCCAGCTTTCCCGCCAGTGCGGACAACGTGGCCGGCACGTCTCCCCCGCTCGGGTCCTCCAGGCTGACCCCGGCGGCAGGGCCGTTCTCGTCCACGTACCGCAGGTTGGCCCGCGGCGCGACCGGGAGGGTACGCGACACGACGTTCTTGTCGCGGACGTAGTAGTCGTTGCACTGTTCCGCGGGCCATGGCCCCGGATTGCCGTCCTCGGTGCAGGCCTGCTGGGCCGCGGTGCCGGTGAACCATTCGACGACGTCGAAGGTGACGCTGCCGTTCGCCGGGTCGACGGCGGTGACGTAGGCGGCGTAGTCGCCACTCAACGCGGTCGCGGTCGGGCCGTCCCCGTCGTCGGGCGGCGCGGTGGCGGCCGGGCTGGCTCCGCCGGCGGCCGGCACGGTGGCGGTGGGGCTGGCCGCGTCAGCCCCAGGCTCGGTGGGCACCGGACTGGCCCCGACAGCTGCCGGCGAGCTGGCAGCCTGGTCCGCCGGCGCCGCGGCCAGCGACACGGTCATCGCCCTGATCCCGCTCAGCGGCAGGTCGACGCGGCCGCTCGACTGTCGCGCCGGGCTCGCGGCGGCCGCGCTCACCGTGTGGTCCGCCGCAGGCGCATCCTCAACCACGGCGGCATTCCCCGCGGAAGTCACAGGTGCCCAGGTCAACGCGCAGCAGGCCACCGCCGCCACGAACGCGACCCGTACCAAAACGGCGACCACGGCGCCGCGACGACCGAGCCCAGCCCAGCCGGCCGGGCGCGCGATGT contains the following coding sequences:
- a CDS encoding VOC family protein, which produces MGEQVFTSSVHHRDPKAALAWLERVFGFEITMAIDGPPEAPEMCHYELSCAGAGRIMVGAEWADWIRCPASNGGSNSQVVHVQLPGGLDEHCERARAAGAEIAAEPTDQFYGDRTYRAVDLQGHRWSFAAHVCDVSRAEAEAALGQPIMATDWK
- a CDS encoding metalloregulator ArsR/SmtB family transcription factor, with the translated sequence MSEPAPEASLDETLSALADPVRRRAVELLAAGPRRAGELASALGATPSTMSKHLRVLRQCGLVSETHPEFDARVRIYTLRSVPMTELRRWIDTAEQAWAGQLAAFAAHLERHLER